AAGGAGGCATGTGTGGAATACAGAAAAGGAATTACAAAAATCCCAACAATTACAGAAATGTCATGGAGCCCTGAAATACTGTGTGAGAGGATGACACACtattttgtgcatttgacaGTTCCCTTGTCCTGTTAATTCTCTTTCATGATACATATGTTTATCTTTTCAAAAAGGTTTGTAGGTTTTGTCTGAAAAGTTGTCTCAGGAAAGCGGTGAAAtatctttctcctctttccactTCTGCTGGCGCATGTCTGTGCATGAAACTGCATCATTATCGAGGTTTGGGTCACTCAGCACGGCCAACAGTAATTTTGCTGTCTATCTATTCTGTCTGCCCCCCTCATCCTGTGGCATCTTCCTAGTTATTCTTCACCACATGTCTCCGgctaaaatgttttcacaccaCACTGCGCTCATCTCCCACATAGGTGTAATTTGAATGGGTGTTTGTCCGATAGGGGAAGAGGAACTAACAGGGGAGCGTTATTAGGAAGATGACCCATGGCCCTAATCTAGTGTCTAATAAGAACAGTGTTCAGAAAGCTGGGCTGGTTGATTTGTAGCCGAGAGACACATAATGAGATGGATGTTGGCTGCtgtattgaattgaattgcTCCTTGGTTTTCAGTATCACCTTGGCAATAATGCCAATTTGTAGTTTCCCTGTGGCAGGTGGGGTCTGTACCCATAAATAAACTTTTTGGAACCATTTTCAGTTGTGTCAGGTTTCCCTTGTGTCCCAGCAAACAACACTTCTCACCTTCAAAGTGATATATGGCAGGTTTCAGAAAATTCAGGGTTGTTTTCCAGAGGAGTCTTTAATCTACATAGTTTTCATACTTCTCAGCTTTTGTGTGATATATTTCTGAAGCAAGAAAACACGAGTTGTAAAGAAAGAATTTTATTGGATCGTCTGTGATGAAAAACCttgaaagaaaacagttttaacaTGAAGTGGAAACATTTTATGCAGGAATACAATTAGAAGAGAAGGTAAtgctaaaaaactaaaaagggaaatcatataaaaacataatatctTGGGTACTTCTAGACTAGACATAAGAAAattcaatacaaaaaaacttaaacatgtaaacattgtCAAACAACTGTTAATTTCATAATCTTTACAGAGACGGTACAGTAAGGTGCAGTCTGCTGATGTTCTCCTCAATACTTCAGGCTCTAAATAACTgtccattaaaacaaactgttcatCTTGGCACCTCAAAGTTACAAAGTCAGGTTTCTGTGTTATGAGTGCAGGTGGAATTAGCTGCCATTTCAGTGCAGGTTCAAAAccttttgtattttacagatttCAGATGGTAACATGGGGTTTTTAGTGGACTGCCACTACACCTGCAGAATATTTGACCCATTTCAAAACCCATTGTCCGTATAAATTGAACTAATTCAAAGTGAAGGTGTCCCCTCGCCTTGGCTCTGACTCCAGCTCTGTACTCGGTGGTGTTGGCGCTGCCTTTTCGGTGAAGTTTCTGAGTTCACCTCTCAGCTCAGTCAGCTGCTGAGCGTGGCTGGAGAGAGTCCCATTTACCTGCAGGAGAAGTCCATTTGAttgtttctccagctcctccctgaTTCTCTCCAGGTCCTCTGCCATATAATTTAGGCCTTTGCACTGGTCTTCCACACTGGCAACACGCCCCTCAACCACTGTCACCTCTTTCTGGACCCCCATAGCTGTGCTCCGGCAGCCCTGCAACTCGTCTGCTAGCCGCCTCTTCATCTCGTGCAGCTCACCCTTAAGACGGGTCAGTCGGCGCTCACCTGCCCCGAGCATGGAAGCCTGATGTCCAACCAGATGGACCACACCCTTTATCTGCTGGGCGAGACGAGCCTCTCTCTCATGCCAGGAGCTGTTGGCTTGACCCACCTGGTGGACAACTGTTCCCAGGGAGCTCTGGATGACTCTCAGAGTGCGGTTGACTGAGCGAACATTAAACTTGAGGATTGTGAGCTCTCCCTGGATAGGAGTGTCTACTTCAGCTTGTTCCTGTTGTTCCCTAAGGCTCAGACGCCTCAGGATGTTCTGCAGTGTGACATTGAAGGTATTCAACCGGTCCTCTTGCACGTCTAACACATCCTTgacactctcctcctctgcacttGGCACAGCAGAGTCTCCCTGAATGGCAGATGGGCGTTGAGGTGAGGAACAGGAAGACGAGCATCGAATCTCAAGGTTGCTCAGGTGTTTCTGCACTCGGTCCACATCCACCTCTATTCTTTCTCGGATGGAATCCAGTTCTGTCTCCAGAGCGGGAACAGCATGACCCTCCAGCAGCGCAGGGGCAGTGGCGTTACTAAGCTCCTCCAAAGCCATCAGTAAACGTCCCTCCAGAGCCCTCAGCTTACCCTCCACTCTGGTCTCCAGGCCCTGCCCAGTCTCAGCTCTGAGTGGGACACTCCTTCCAGTCTCATCACTTTGAATCTGCCCAGTCAGGTTGAGCTTGGCCTCAACATACGCCAGACGCCCCTCCAGCATTCCCTCTATGTGGTCTTTGTGTCCACCAAGCTCCACTCTCAGGTGCCCCTGGGACTGGTTGAGGCCTGCCACGGATGTTTCCAGCAGCTGCAACCGTTCAACCAATCCACTCAATCTGCCACAGCAGCTTTCTGAAGTCTTGAAACCATGGATCTGTGCCTGGAGATTTCTCAGCTCTGTTCTAAAGTCTGTCGCACTTTCATGCAGAGCATCTTCCATCTGCTCCTGCCTTTCACCTTGCTCCCTCTGGCACTGACGACGCACATCCCCAGCTTTCTCCTCACATCGGCCCTCTGCACCCTCCACACGCTTCTCAAACCCACTGAGAATTTCTGTCCTGGATGCATTCAGCTTGGCATCCATCATCTTTCCCATTGCTCCCGGGGGGAAATTGTCAGTGGAGTTCGATACCACTCCCGCTCTGTCTGGCACCTTGTTCAGCTGTCCATCATGTCCCATCACTGTTGCTTTGAGTTCCAGCAGCTCTACCGTCTTGGCTTGCATCTCTGCCCTGAGCTCCTCTACTCTTCCATTCAGTTCTGTAAGACCTGTGAACACTTGTCTTCCATCAAGACCCTCTGTACCAGCATCCCCCCCGGGAATCTCCGCAAACCCGACGGTGGATGGATTAGAGGCTACAGCCGGAGCGGGAACAGAACCTGGGGCAGCAGAGAACAGAGCTGACAGCATCCTGTTGGCGTCCTCTCTCAGAGAGGCTCGTAGACTGTCTTCTAGGCCATTCACAGTCCCCCTCAAGGTCTCCAAACCCATGTTTAGACGCCGCACATCTTCCTCCATTCGATATATGCGCTCGTCTGTCTCAGTGTCCAGAGCCTGGCCtaaatggagaaagaaaagctgtTATAATTGGAACAAACGCACTCTGCTTTGGTGTGATTACAGTTTGAATCTGgttcaaaagaaaatgatgaatcAGTCTCTAAAGCCCAATATGAGTTGAGTTTTGTCACTTATCCACTAAATAGACAAATTATAGAGAATTAGGATGTAGTGGGATTAGTACACACCTGTGGTCTCGCCCTCAGGATGTTCACCtccagaggaaggaggagggattTCCTCTAGTATATGTTCTTCAGGTCTGTGGCTTGGCTCGTGTTcgtgttcatgttcatgttcacgTTCATGCTCATGTTCTTGGTCATGCTCTGTGTTATGTGGCTCCTGGTGGTCTGGCATTGGCtgtggctctggctctggctcaggTGAATAGGGCTCAAAGGAGGTTTCTGGATAGAAGGAGGAACTCTGAGGCTCAAAGTGACGCATTTGGTAGTTGAAACTGCCGCTGGGCGGTCCTTTGGCTTGATTCCATGGGTTGGCTTTCACAGCAGCGTTAATAGGGGGGCCTTTAAACATGGGACCCTTGAACATGGGGCCTTTGTACACTGGGCCCTTAAACTGTGGGCCCTTGAACTGTGGGCCTTTCATTGGCGGGCCCTTGAATGGTGGCATCATTTTCATAGGGTGTTGGTAAACTGGAGGACCCTCCATGCAGCCATAGCCAGAGTATCCTGGACAACATCTCCATTCCAGCTCTGTGACGGTTTTATGCGCCACCTTGAACAATGGTTTGTAGAGCAGACGATACCTGAGTAGAACAACCAATTATAAGTCAGGAACATACACTTAACTCTAAGATATGAATTCCACTTTGAGAATAAGAAAGATCAATTTCTGCTTTAAGCACAATATAATGCAATTTGTGGTTTACTCACATCAGAGTTGGACATTTCTGACCCCTGGTACACTTGTTGTATTCGGCTTTTACATAAGGGGCTGCCCCATCCTGCACAGTGAAGGAAACTGTCTTCTCAGTGACATAAGCACAGTGGTTCCtgaaagagaggagacaaaagatgacagaaatacatttttaaaatgctaTAATGTAAGTTAAAATCTTGAATTATGTCGACATGATCCCTCAGAGCACAACACAaggagcgagacagagacagaactTACTTGTGTCTGCTGGTGGGTTTCCCTTGGTCATGGTGTTGACTGTGCCCGGCTTTATACTGGTTATACTGTAGTGGTCTGTAGAACTTGGTTTCGACCACTGACAGAAATAGAGTAAGGAAAATTAAAGGACTCGCAGCCATCACAAAATGCATCCTTGAATCTCCGCGTGTAAAATAGAAAGTTTAGCAGAAATGAATCTTCCAGCGGAGGTAGAGGTTATTTCAGGGAATTCAAAAAAGTGTTCCTCCAAAGTAATCCCAGTAGTCAGTCTCTGCAGTACAACCTTTGTCGGCTGTGTCAGAAAGCAGAATGCTACCCTGTGAACATTGACCCTGATGCTGGCTGTGGGTGTGGTGGAGTCTGTTGGACTGACAACAGACCTCTGTGAGTTTGTCGGGCTGCAGACGCCACTAATAGGGTCCCACTGGCATCATCTGCATATCTCCTCCCACTTAACCTCCTCAAAGTAACACCGTGTTGACATCAGAGAAGAGAGCCTCCACCTTCACAGTAAGAAGATATTACTAGTTATTGCTGTGGTTCTCAACTTTACTGAAAATACGGAACCACGGCTGGTGACCCATGAGTTATTTTCCCATGGTGACATCACAGCAAACCAGAGAGGAAATAGTGCACAACACCAGGCCTTGTCCCGAAATAGCCATAagttagtttgttgttttaacattttagtgTAATAGTGGAAATGAATCACAACACGAGGTGACAAGTGGATTTATCTGACAATTATGCATTTGTTCTTTAGACTGTGAAGACGTTAAGTGTGTCAGTCATTTTGACACAGTTGACACAAAAGCTGGTGTAAATGATAAAACAACTGATGGCTGAATTCCTTTTGCTTTGGTTCCAGGTCCCAACATTCATACTGGTTCACTGTCACACTGGGTTTAATGTGACACTTGAATAGAACAGAGCTATTATTACTATGACTCAGGTGCATTAGCCTGATTATTTATTCGAGTAAGATCTTTTACATAAAAATCTTTTAAGTGAAAACGGTAATACCACAGTGTAGAAATACAATTTACTGTAACTAACAAACCAAGAGTGATATATGACCTATTTCAGAATATTATAGATTATATAATTGCATTATAATTAtgatgtgttcatgtgtaaGCATCAATAATGTTACAGCTGGTGAAGTTTGACTTATTTGACTACTATACCACCACCTCATGTAGGCGACTGCAGAGTAGCTGGATCCATTACAAAACTAACTTTTGCTAAACTAGCAAAATATATAACGTGAAATCTGAGGCTTTGCAGTCTCAGTGAAATCTGTGAAACATCTCTGGCTCTTTTtacttcacacatgcacatttaaaCCCCCCCGACCTAACAGcaaacctccagcagcaggaacaaatacaaacaaatccgCTGTGTTGAAGGCTGTCACAGAACACACCCTGGCCCCTGAGTGCCGAGCCCCACAGGcccacacattcactcacaacACAGCTCTTTGTACGGAGTGTAGAAAGAGGCCTGGCAGCTCCACGCTGTGTAAGGACCCCTTCCGTGTAAAAGGGCCAATTAGAAAGAACCACTTTTTGAGCTGCttgtattcattttaataaatgtacCTTAACAGTTTTCCAGCAAAGTGCAGCTCTCACATTTTCAAAgttaaatattgaatttacaGAATCAGCTTTTAGAGGACGAATCAAATCAAAAACGGTACTGAGGTGAATTTTTTAACAGCTTTTTCTGATGATTGCCTATAATTTGTCTTCCCAGTCTGTCCCTCTATTATATTGTGCTGGAAAATTCAGGGCAGCATTAgaattaatgtaaatattttacatggtataaaagaaaagaaaaagaaaagctgttcCATTTTTACCCGTGACCAAAAGAGCAGCTGCGCGGTTTGGGCCCTTGTGacatttcagatgttttatAAGTTCTTATCTGTTCCACCAAAAATAAATTAGCTCTTTTAACTTCCCTGATGGTTTTATTTAGATAATTGTTTTAGGCCCAAAGTTTCCAATTATccagtatttaaaatgttaaagctTTATCTTGTCCCCCTGCGGAGGGGCCCTGACCTCTTTGTCTTTAACTTTCagtacattttgctgataatGCTGTGTATTCTAAGTATTTGTACTTGTAGTGTTGGATCTGAGTCCTCCTCCTGCCGCTGATCATACCGTTTGTATGGACCACCATTAATGCAAGACATTCTTGAAACATGCTTTGCTACTGCCATTGTAATGTGACCTCATTTTGAACAGGAGAAACACTGCGTCCATTATGTTTCAGGGATCTTTTGATTGACCCTTTTAAGAAGCAGGGCCCATTTCCTGTATCCTGTTTGTACCAGGTCCCACCTCTTTTACCTGGAAACACCCTGTTCACTGCAGATACACaaacggtgtgtgtgtatgtacgtgtgtgtgtgtaacatatTCTCTGTGAGCTCTTTTTACCCATAGGATTGGTAAACAAGCTCTCATTGTATCACGTGAAACATGCTGCAGAGCGTCCGAGCGTCCAGGCGCGTACTTTCTGCTCCTGTGAAACAAACGCAGCTTTATTCCGCCGCCCGGCCGCAGCTCCACCCAGAGTTTCCCTTGAATGGCATCACACAGTTACAGCTGTTTTAGCTTCCACTCACCTGCCCGTCATAACGCTTGCGTCAGACTTAAGCTGTTGGTGGACTTCTCGACATCGCTGAATTATGACCAGGGTGAGGCCTAAGGTTTCCTGCATGCTCATGAAAACAAGTGGAGAACATCACAAGCCTGCAGGAGTCCATGAAAGTCTGTGCGACACATGGAGAGATACATTTCCGTTTATCTCCTTCTCTGCTTCTTTGTGTCTATTTAGTTTTAACACCAGTGGTCCAAATTCTGAGCCGGCCTGTAAATCCCtttatgtgtgttttgagtTTTCCACAGAGTCGGGGCCTAACTGCTGTGTAGCTCTGGCAGTGTTTTCACAACAGCACTGGCTCATatcatgtttgtttggttttaacttGCAATGGGGATAGCAGATGAGTTGGAGCATGAGCCACAAAGTATGAAAGTTTgagatgttttttcttcctgtacTGAAGTCAACTCCACCAATTCTGAGCCTGTTAACTGCTTCACTTTGTTACTACCTCCGATAAGAAGGTTGTTTCTTTGCTCCTGtccatatgtttgtttgtttgtcagcaggattacaaacTTTACACAAActacatgggccaagaaagagccaaatacattttggtgcagatccggacaaaggggcagatgcaggaatggttcttttcactttctttaacattgcgagagttttttaacattttcaccaatATACCAGGGAATATatcatggatctagatgaaaaaataTTTAGGGGATATTAAGGGGACCAGTAGCTTTAAGTGTGTGCTTGGTTGAGtttcaggggactgttgggccttggcagaggtatgtgctctactgccATATTGTCTCcgccaaggatgttatgttattgtcacctctgtccgtttgtAGGTTGTTATGTTTGTTGCAATGTTAGCAATATTACCACAAAACGTGGTTGAAGGATGTGGTCTGGGTCAAGAAAGAAACATTAActtttggggcagatccaggattttctttcacttacTTTAATTGCAGggtattttttgacattttcaccaatttcccagcgAACAAAATCCATTGATCCtgaaaaatcaggcacattcaggggactgatatttatgagtgtgtgcaatttggtgaggcttgattgaatttaaagggactgttgggcctggaagcattctcctttttaaaagtttaagaaATGCTTTGTGTAAATTTATCAATGGCTCTAACCCCACATATATAAAATGCATCTTTTGTTTATCGTATAATTAGAGTTTTAGAGGAAACTGTTAAGCATCCTTAGGTTAAAGTTGGGTCTAATTTGCAggagtgtttgttttaaagtggCCTATATCCGCTCCTGTATGTTCACATCCatgtaaaagaacaaacaacatTAATTGGTCTCAACACTTCACAAACCTCGACCTTGTTTCCTGGGCAGGGTTCGCtcaccattttgtttttgtttctacCTTTTTATGCAACAGCTGCGAGTCTAGATAAGCATATTTCTGAGTGGACACAGTTTGCAGCAGTTATTTTATTCTGAGGCGTCGTCATCCGAAGAATTTAGTCATTAATTGAGACAAACGTTAGTCTGAACAAACCTCATTTGGAGGCCACATGGCTCGGCACACTTCACACGTCAGCCACGAAGTGCAGTGTGTTTGGCAGTGAGTGCACATCTGGTGAGAGccaacacgcacacatacacatacacacacacagacacagacacagacacacacacacacacacacacacacacacacacacacacacacacacacacacacacacacagacacacacagacacacacacacacactcactcacacatctTCATGTCGACACACCGCTCTACAGAAACACTTTTGCTTTCGAAGCTTTCCATTTCTTCCTGGCATGATCCCCCCCCCTGCTTTCTGGTTTTCTTGATAAATTgtagaatgtgtttttcttttatgttttattcttaaCCTTTCATAGAAACACCTCGATGcagaatttactttttttttatcaaactttttctgtgctGAAAATTGATTTAAGAATTGCAGGAATGATTTTCTTATTGAACCAAAACACCAGCAAAACTCTTCCTCTGCCCATTTTATATTTGCATAGTCAGCATATTGTTTACATTCTCTGCTTTACATTCATTGAATTTAGGTTTTAAGCTGTCGCCGTCTCTGTATATcg
The sequence above is drawn from the Hippoglossus hippoglossus isolate fHipHip1 chromosome 7, fHipHip1.pri, whole genome shotgun sequence genome and encodes:
- the emilin3a gene encoding EMILIN-3, with protein sequence MHFVMAASPLIFLTLFLSVVETKFYRPLQYNQYKAGHSQHHDQGKPTSRHKNHCAYVTEKTVSFTVQDGAAPYVKAEYNKCTRGQKCPTLMYRLLYKPLFKVAHKTVTELEWRCCPGYSGYGCMEGPPVYQHPMKMMPPFKGPPMKGPQFKGPQFKGPVYKGPMFKGPMFKGPPINAAVKANPWNQAKGPPSGSFNYQMRHFEPQSSSFYPETSFEPYSPEPEPEPQPMPDHQEPHNTEHDQEHEHEREHEHEHEHEPSHRPEEHILEEIPPPSSGGEHPEGETTGQALDTETDERIYRMEEDVRRLNMGLETLRGTVNGLEDSLRASLREDANRMLSALFSAAPGSVPAPAVASNPSTVGFAEIPGGDAGTEGLDGRQVFTGLTELNGRVEELRAEMQAKTVELLELKATVMGHDGQLNKVPDRAGVVSNSTDNFPPGAMGKMMDAKLNASRTEILSGFEKRVEGAEGRCEEKAGDVRRQCQREQGERQEQMEDALHESATDFRTELRNLQAQIHGFKTSESCCGRLSGLVERLQLLETSVAGLNQSQGHLRVELGGHKDHIEGMLEGRLAYVEAKLNLTGQIQSDETGRSVPLRAETGQGLETRVEGKLRALEGRLLMALEELSNATAPALLEGHAVPALETELDSIRERIEVDVDRVQKHLSNLEIRCSSSCSSPQRPSAIQGDSAVPSAEEESVKDVLDVQEDRLNTFNVTLQNILRRLSLREQQEQAEVDTPIQGELTILKFNVRSVNRTLRVIQSSLGTVVHQVGQANSSWHEREARLAQQIKGVVHLVGHQASMLGAGERRLTRLKGELHEMKRRLADELQGCRSTAMGVQKEVTVVEGRVASVEDQCKGLNYMAEDLERIREELEKQSNGLLLQVNGTLSSHAQQLTELRGELRNFTEKAAPTPPSTELESEPRRGDTFTLN